The genomic region CACCGGTGAAATCGTCATGGATAACGTATTCGTGCCAGAAGAGAACATCTTCCCGGACGTGCGTGGGTTGAAAGGTCCTTTTACTTGTCTTAATTCGGCACGGTACGGGATTTCCTGGGGGGCGCTGGGGGCTGCTGAGTTCTGCTGGCACACGGCGCGTCAGTACACCCTTGATCGTCAGCAGTTTGGTCGGCCATTAGCCGCCACGCAGTTGATCCAGAAGAAGCTGGCCGATATGCAGACCGAAATCACCCTGGCTCTTCAAGGTTGCCTGCGTCTGGGCCGGATGAAAGACGAAGGTACGGCGGCGGTTGAGATTACTTCGATCATGAAGCGCAACTCCTGTGGCAAGTCCCTGGACATCGCACGCATGGCCCGGGACATGCTGGGTGGCAACGGCATCTCCGATGAGTTCGGAGTGGCGCGCCACTTGGTTAACCTGGAGGTGGTCAACACCTATGAAGGGACCCATGACGTGCATGCCTTGATTCTGGGGCGCGCACAAACCGGTCTTCAGGCGTTCTACTAATAGGAGCATGGGCATGGGCGCGCTTTCGCATCTGCGGGTACTGGATTTGTCGCGAGTACTGGCGGGACCCTGGTCCGGGCAGATCCTTGCAGACCTTGGGGCCGAGGTGATCAAGGTCGAAAGACCCGGTAGTGGTGATGACACGCGCGCCTGGGGGCCGCCCTTCCTGAAAGATGCCGATGGCGAGAACACCAGTGAGGCAGCGTATTACCTTTCGGCTAACCGCAATAAAGAGTCGGTGACTATCGACTTTACGCGACAGGAGGGGCAAAAGTTGGTGCGCGATCTGGCTGCCAAGTCGGACATCTTGATCGAGAACTTCAAGGTCGGGGGGCTTGCAGCCTATGGCCTGGATTATGAATCGCTCAAGGAGGCCAACCCGGAGCTGATCTATTGCTCAATCACGGGGTTTGGCCAGACGGGGCCTTATGCAGCGCGTGCCGGCTACGACTTCATGATCCAGGGGCTGGGTGGGCTCATGAGTCTGACGGGCAGGCCTGAGGGGGATGAGGGGGCCGGGCCGGTCAAGGTTGGCGTCGCGCTGACGGACATCCTGACAGGGCTCTATTCAACTGTGGCGATCCTGGCAGCGCTGGCGCATCGCGATCATGATGGTGGTGGCCAACATATCGATATGGCACTGCTGGATGTACAGGTGGCTTGCCTGGCAAACCAGGCGATGAATTACCTGACAACCGGAGCGTCGCCGAAGCGCCTGGGGAATGCCCATCCTAATATAGTGCCCTATCAGGACTTTCCCACAGCCGATGGGGATTTCATTCTTACCGTGGGTAATGACAGCCAATTCCGTAAATTCGCCGAAGTCGCTGGGCAGCCACAGTGGGCGGATGACTCGCGTTTCTCCACCAACAAGGCTCGAGTAGCCAATCGTGCGGTGCTTATTCCATTGATCCGCCAGGCTACGGTCTTCAAGACGACTGCTGAATGGGTGGCAGGGTTGGAGCGAGTGGGCGTGCCGTGCGGACCGATCAATGATCTGGCGCAGGTATTTGCCGATCCTCAGGTCAAGGCGCGGGGCTTGGCTATGGAGCTGCCTCATGCGCTGGCGGGGATGGTGCCTCAGGTTGCCAACCCGATACGTTTATCCAAGACACCTGTGGAGTACCGTAGTGCGCCTCCTCTATTGGGGGAGCATACGCTTCAGGTGTTGCAGGGGGTTCTGGGGTTGGGTGCAGCTAATGTGGCTGCGTTGAAGGCGGCAGGTGTCATCTGAGTTATTCCCTCTATATAGAAGTGCGAAGAGTGTTCTTCTAGAGAGTGCTCGTTTTTTAATCAATCCTAACTTATTGATAGAAAAGCAGAATTAAGTGTTGACGGCAGATTCTGGAAGCCTATAATTCGCCCCACTTCCGGCGCAGTCGAAACGGAAAACTCCTTGGTAAACAATGAGTTATGAAGTTTTCGGCAGCAAGTAGCTTCAGTTCATCGAAGCCCAAAGGAAGTTGAAAAAGAGGTGTTGACAGCAGCGTGTAACGCTGTAGAATTCGCCTCCCGCTGATGAGAGATCAGAAGCGCAAGTGGTTGAAGTTGTTGAAGAAATCTTCGAAAGCTTCTGAAAATAATCACTTGACAGCAAATGAGGCTGCTGTAGAATGCGCGCCTCGGTTGAGACGAAAGCTCTTAACCAACCGCTCTTTAACAACTGAATCAAGCAATTCGTGTGGGTGCTTGTGGAGTCAGACTGATAGTCAACAAGATTATCAGCATCACAAGTTACTCCGCGAGAAATCAAAGATGTAACCAACGATTGCTGAGCCAAGTTTAGGGTTTCTTAAAAACCCAAAGATGTTTGAACTGAAGAGTTTGATCATGGCTCAGATTGAACGCTGGCGGCAGGCCTAACACATGCAAGTCGAGCGGTAGAGAGAAGCTTGCTTCTCTTGAGAGCGGCGGACGGGTGAGTAATGCCTAGGAATCTGCCTGGTAGTGGGGGATAACGTTCGGAAACGGACGCTAATACCGCATACGTCCTACGGGAGAAAGCAGGGGACCTTCGGGCCTTGCGCTATCAGATGAGCCTAGGTCGGATTAGCTAGTTGGTGGGGTAATGGCTCACCAAGGCGACGATCCGTAACTGGTCTGAGAGGATGATCAGTCACACTGGAACTGAGACACGGTCCAGACTCCTACGGGAGGCAGCAGTGGGGAATATTGGACAATGGGCGAAAGCCTGATCCAGCCATGCCGCGTGTGTGAAGAAGGTCTTCGGATTGTAAAGCACTTTAAGTTGGGAGGAAGGGTTGTAGATTAATACTCTGCAATTTTGACGTTACCGACAGAATAAGCACCGGCTAACTCTGTGCCAGCAGCCGCGGTAATACAGAGGGTGCAAGCGTTAATCGGAATTACTGGGCGTAAAGCGC from Pseudomonas synxantha harbors:
- a CDS encoding CaiB/BaiF CoA transferase family protein yields the protein MGALSHLRVLDLSRVLAGPWSGQILADLGAEVIKVERPGSGDDTRAWGPPFLKDADGENTSEAAYYLSANRNKESVTIDFTRQEGQKLVRDLAAKSDILIENFKVGGLAAYGLDYESLKEANPELIYCSITGFGQTGPYAARAGYDFMIQGLGGLMSLTGRPEGDEGAGPVKVGVALTDILTGLYSTVAILAALAHRDHDGGGQHIDMALLDVQVACLANQAMNYLTTGASPKRLGNAHPNIVPYQDFPTADGDFILTVGNDSQFRKFAEVAGQPQWADDSRFSTNKARVANRAVLIPLIRQATVFKTTAEWVAGLERVGVPCGPINDLAQVFADPQVKARGLAMELPHALAGMVPQVANPIRLSKTPVEYRSAPPLLGEHTLQVLQGVLGLGAANVAALKAAGVI